The stretch of DNA GTGTTAAGCGGATGGTAAAAATGGCGATCGCCGCTGCAAAAAAATACAATCGCAAAATTGGTATTTGCGGACAAGCACCTAGCGACTATCCTGAATTTGCTCAGTTTTTAGTTGAACAAGGTATTGATTCAATTAGTTTGAATCCTGACTCGGTGTTAAAAACAATGTTGATGGTAGCAGAAGCCGAGAAGAATAATTAAGTAGACAAAAACATAACTGCGAAAACAGCTCGCTATTAAACAGCATAAGTTTAATAAACAATTACGAACTACGAATTAAGAATTACCAATTAATGATTATCTATCTCCAATCTCATCCTTCTGCCAATATTCGGCTGTTTTGCTTTCCTTATGCTGGCGGAGGGACAATCAGCTTTCGTTCTTGGAAACGCAACTTACCCGGTCTCGAAGTTTGTGCGATTGAACTTCCAGGGCGAGGAACGCAAAGAAAATTGCCACCATTCACGCAGATAGAACCACTCGTTCAGGCGATCACTGCCAGTATTCTACCGCACTTAAATAAACCTTTTGCATTTTTTGGTCATAGTATGGGAGCGATTGTTAGCTTTGAACTAACGCGATTCTTACGCAAAAACTACGGAATAGAACCGATACATTTATTTGTTTCTGGTCGTCGCGCCCCGCAAATTTCTTCTGAAGCACCATTTATCCACACTTTACCAGAACCAGAGTTTCTCGCCAAACTGCGTCACCTTAATGGTACGCCGGAAGTGGTACTAAACAACGCTGAATTGATGGAATTACTATCTCCAATAATACGTGCAGACTTTGCAGTCGTTGAAACGTATGTCTATACCGAAGAATCGCCACTAAATTGTCCAATTACAGCTTTTGGTGGGTTACAAGATCCAGAAGTTAATTTGACTGAACTAGAAGCTTGGGGACAACAAACAAATGCAACCTTTTCTGTGGAAATGCTTCCTGGAGATCATTTCTTTTTACATTCTGCGGAAAATTTGCTATTACGTAGTATTGAAAAATCTTTGCAGATAGGTAATAGCAAAGCATGATATTGCATGAATACTGCTGATTTATGGGTGAATCCACCGGTAGATATCGCATTATCCGGTGACGAAGTTCATGTATGGCGCGTGGCTTTAGATGTCGATGCAACGATCGTGCATCACCTTTTTTCTACTTTATGCGCTACAGAACAGCAGCGAGCCGAACGTTTTTATTTACAATTACATCGCGATCGCTTTATTGTTGGTCGTGGAGTACTGCGACAAATACTTGCAAACTATCTTCAAATTCACCCCAGCGAAATTAACTTTAGCTACAACGCCTACGGTAAACCAAGTGTTGTTGTCGCCGATGCAGAACCTTTACGCTTTAACTTGTCGCATTCGCAGGAACTCGCCTTAATTGCAGTTACGCAAAATAGCAATGTCGGAGTCGATCTAGAATTCATGCGCAATGATTTTCCTTGTCAAGAAATTGCAGCGAAATTCTTTTCACCAACCGAAGTAGCAGTACTGCGATCGCTTCCTCCAAATTTACAAACAACCGCATTTTTCACCTGTTGGACGCGCAAAGAAGCCTTTATCAAAGCAACAGGTAAAGGTTTATCACTACCACTAGACAAATTTGATGTTTCATGCATTCCAGGAGAACCCGCAAAGTTACTATACACTGCTTGGGATGAATCTGAAGTTCAGCTTTGGACACTGCGAGAAATTATTCCTGATGCTAGATATGTGGGGGCGTTAGCTGTAGCAGGAAAAAATTGGCACTTAAGGCAGTATCAGTTTTCTTGGTTAGAGAAATAAAACTTGTAATCAACTGCAAAAGCGTTTTTAATGTTGAATTTTCAGCCGAGAATCGGATACTTGCTGTTTGATCAAGCTATGCATCCTATATTTATCTGAAGTTTGGCAAGGTTGTCGTCGGTCAAGATAGAGTTTAACGCTGAGTCCTGACCCCTGCTGTGAATACCTTGCGTTCTTCCAAATGTGCTTGAATTTCTTGACGCGATCGCCACACTGGACGTAATTGCTTTTGCGCAAACAACGATAATTGATCGCCGTTATGCCGCGAATTGGGTTGCGTTGAATTACCATAGCTGTTGAGCGTCATTGCTCGAATCGGATTGGAAAATTCAATCGCTGCAACATACGAATCGCCACCAATTGATGTAAAAGTACCGTCTTTTTGGGGCGCAAACCAAACTGTGCGAAACACGCCCAAATCGTCAAAACCGCCATTACCAGGTAACTTTTGCTTTCCGTACTCTAAGCGAAAAACGTCTCCCCAACGAACATTCAATGCACCGTACGCTTGTCTCACTTTACCAGCAGCCGTTTCTAACGCTTTAACTGCACTTTGCGGATTGACGAGTCCGTGGGGTGTAGTTAGAGGAGAATCAGCTTGCCAAGGAGTTGCAAACACTTCGGGAAATTTGACTTCTTGTGTCCACGCCGCAAACAACACTGCGCCTCTACTATCTGCTTCGGTTTGCCGATCCCAAGCTTCTAGAACATCCGCCGCTTGACGTGCTAATTCATTACCATATTGACGCGCCGCCGCAATTACATCAGCAACTAGGCGATCGCCCAGCTCCATGCGTGTGGAGTGCTTGTATTGCACCATCTCCTCAAAAGAAATTTGCGGATCTTCCTCGAGCATCCGTGCGGATCGCTGCGCCCGAAAATGCATGAATTGCGGTGCCATATATGCGGGAAAATTCGCCGGATCTAATGCTTGGGGAAACGTTGTCGTCCATGGTGGATCGTTGGCGTTTTGTAACCAACCACTTGCCGGATCGATGACTCGCGGTAAATCATGATAAGGATGATATTTTGTCCATAATGTCTTTGAGGTGTCACCAGGAATGACACCCGACCAATACTTGTAGTCTCCTGCACGCCGAATTGGAACTTGACCATTAAACAGATGCATAATATGACCTGCACGGTCAGCATACATCACGGTAAACATGGGTAATTGCAAGCGTTGCAATGCCGTTTCAAACTGCGCAAGATTTTTTGCCCGCGCCATATCCCACCATTGTTCTAGTACGCCTGGTTGATCTAACCCGACAACGCGTAACGCCAATGCTTTGTTATCTTGTTGTGATATGACAGGTCCGTGAATTGAACGTCGTACTACAAGCGGTTGCGATCGCGCGCTACCATCAGGTTGCTTCACTCTTAGCGTTAGATTTTCCGTTTCAAACGCCTGTACCTTGCCATCAAACAGATAGCCACCATCTTGCAGCTGCAATTCGTACGCATCCCAACCGTCGTGCGTGTTAACGGTGTACGTCCATCCCAGATGATTGTTAAATGCGATCGCTAGCCCAGGAAACCCGACAAGCGTCGCGCCGTAAATATCTACTTCAGGAGCCTGGATCTGCGCTTCGTACCACAAAAACTGCTCTGACCACAACAAATGTGGATTGGCAAGTAGCATAGCATGACCATTTGCCGAACGCGAAGGGGCGATCGCCCACGCATTAGATCCTGAAGCGTGTTTTTCCACCCCTCTAACTCGCGCCGGATTGACAACAAATGTAAAATACAGCACGCGTTGTAAGTGCGCTAACACATCTTCCGGCTTAACAGGTAACACCACCTCAACATCATCATCAATCAAGTCGGGATGTTCCTGCGCATACGCATTAATTCCCGCCGCGAATGCTTCAAGATAACTTTGAAAAGCCGGACTTTGTAACTGATACCAACGACGCGCGCGATCGGGTACGCCCATTGTCAACACCCAGCGGTCTGAATCTAAATAATCCTCTCCCCAATACTCCGCCGCCCGTCCCCGTGCTTGTCCGTAAAGCCGTAGCAACAAATCGCCATGACTTTGCATCTGCGCCCACCCAAAAGCCTGAAACGCATCCCGCGCATCTCGAGCAAACACGTGAGGAACTCCATAGGTATCCCAAAGAATCTCCGTTGCTGTTGGCAAAAGTGCTTTACCATACCCGCCAACCAACAATACAATCATCAATCCTAAGATGGCTAAGCCAAACTCCCACAACTTCCTAGTAGCTGCGACACGCAAACAACACCTCCTTTTTTATGTAGTTCTTCGTAATCTTAAAACAACCTACGTGCCAAATAGCTGCCGAGTTCTAAGCATAATACTCCTAATAACGCAGTACTGATCCAATACAGTAAGGTCATGTTCCAATGCCTAGCTAGCAAGAGTTGTTCTGCATCCAGTTCGTAAGTAGAAAACGTCGTGTACGACCCGATAAACCCTACCGCAACAATCAGCCGCAAATCGGGTGAAATGAAACTTTGTTCCACAGACAAAGTTGTGAAAAAGCCCATCATCAAAGCACCGCATAAATTAACAAAAAACGTACCGAACGGAAAAGTCGTTCCCAACCATTGCGTTAAGCCCAATGTCATATAGTAACGGCTCAAAGCTCCGGCGATCGCCCCTAGACTGATCGCTATAGGCACTCGTACAATTGAAGCTAAGTGCAATACTCGCCCTTGTCGTCGGTCATTCATTTTCAGCTACCTCACCATTTGCGCTAAACTAATTCCGATCGCCAGACAAATTCCACCAAGTACCACGCTTCCAGCCCAGTAGAAAAATGCTTTAACGCGATTGCCGCTGTGCCACAAAATTGAAGTATCAAGCGCATATGTAGAAAATGTCGTGTAAGAGCCAAGAAATCCTGTAGTAATGAGCAGTTGCAGCTTTGATGAAGTGATGACTTGCTCGATGAATAATGTTGTAAAAAAGCCCATCAGCAATGCACCAGATAGATTAATCGCCAGCGTGCCATAGGGGAAATTATTTCCCCAGCGCTGTACTAAGTAAAGCATTAGGTAATATCGGCTTAAGGCACCGGGAATAGCTCCTAAACTGATCGCGATCGCTGTACTGAGCAAAGGATCGTTCTGAGTTAGAATCAGAGCCTGAGTTGCAGCCAGCGAATCAAGAAGGACAACCACACATTATTCCTAAGAAGTAGATTAACCGTGATTCGCCATCACAGAAAGACTGTGTTGTTTGTACAACTCCTTCTTTCCAATGAAGCGATTTGGAAAAGTAGGAGCTATCAGCCTTATCTGAAAACAAATTATTCTCTATGTTCTCACTAGTGGCGGTTTTGGCAAGCTCCATTACCAATAAGATATGTTATAGCACTGAAGATTTTAGTTGGGACTGACTTTCTAGATTTTACACTAAGCGATCGCATCTCTTACCTTGCGACTTAACGGAATACACATCGGCGTTCCCGCAACCGGATCGACAATAATCCGCGAATCTAAGCCAAACACCTCGCGCACAACTTCCTCTGTCATTACGTCTTTAGGAGTTCCATGCGCGTAAATTCCTCCTTCTTTCAACGCCACCAAATAATCTGCATAGCGACAAGCTTGATTGAGATCGTGCAGTACCATCACCAAAGTTCTACCCTGCGTATGATTTAACTCTTGCAACAAGTCTAATACTTCAATTTGGTGCGCCAAGTCCAAAAAAGTCGTTGGTTCATCCAACAGCAAAATTTCTGTATCTTGGGCTAGTGCCATGGCAATCCAGGCGCGTTGTCGCTGTCCACCCGATAGCGTATCAAGTTCGCGCTCGGCAAATTGAGTCATTCCCGTGATACTCAGCGCCAATTCTACCAACCGTTCATCTTCTGGCGACCACTGCTGCAACCAACTTTGATAAGGATACCGCCCGCAAGCTACTAAATCCCGCACGGTTAAGCCTTCTGGTGCAACGGGTGATTGCGAGAGAATACCTAATTGCTTGGCAACCTCTTTGGTAGATAACTTGAATACATCTACTGCATCGAGATAGACGGCTCCTGATTTTGGTTTGAGTAATCTTGCTAAACCGCGTAAGAGCGTCGATTTACCACAACCGTTCGCACCCACTAATGCAGTTATTTTCCCTTTTGGTATTGCCAAATCTAAGTTTTTGATAATTGCTGCTTTGTCGTAAGCAAGTGTGAGGCGGCGAGTTGCGAGTCGATTTGGCGAGGTAGCTTTTACAGTCATTTTTTGCAGTTTGGCACCAACAAAGCGTTGTAGTAGTACAGATAATCAACTACAAACAGTTTCGAGTTCGTAAGTTAATCAACAACAATATTTGTCACTTCAACGATACAGAGCCTGTATTGTTTTCTCTGTACCATCATCATGCAAGACGATCGCTAAAAATCACTTTATACTTATTGCAACTTATTATCAAGTTTTCTGCAAGGCGAACGCTCAACGGATAACATCTGCGATAGACTCCATTAAATGCGCTAATTTTCAGTACCATAAGTAACGCCTTTAGGCAAAATATTAAGATGCTGTGAGCTCAAAAGCGTCGTTCTATGTCATTTGCAAAAAAATCTCTCCAGCGATCGCCGTGGTTTTGGCTAGGAATGTTAGCAGTCTTTCTAGTGTCGCTTGGGCTGCGGTTTTGGCAACTAGGTCGATTTAATACCTTAGTCTTTGATGAAGTTTACTACGCTATTTTCGCCAACAATTATTTGACTCGCACGCCCTTTTTTGACGGACATCCACCTTTGAGCAAATACATCATTGCGATCGGAATGTGGATTGGCAGTCATCTTCCTATTGGACAAGATACAGTAAATAGCCTGACAGGTTCGTTGCGCTCTACGTGGAGTTATCGCTGGCTAAACGCGCTTACGGGTTCTTTTATTCCCCTCGTCATCGCTGGCATCGCGTACCAAATAAGCTACAATCGCACCTATGCTTTCATTGCAGCTCTGTTCGCTGCTGCTGATGGCTTGTTTTTAGTCGAGTCGCGTTATGCACTAAACAATATTTATCTAGTGCTTTTCGGGCTGTTAGGACAGTTGTGTTTTCTACTTGCCATACAGCATAAAAGACAACGCCCGATTTGGCTAACGCTTGCAGGAATTGCTTTTGGCGCAACTGTATCAGTCAAGTGGAATGGTTTATGGTTTTTATTGGGAGCATATGCTATCTGGGCAGCAGCGTGGTTAAATAGGCTACTACCACAACGCTACACCTCTTACCACAATGATGTGCCTGCGCCTTTAGTCAACCTTACACAAATCAATCTTTGGCAAGTTGTCTTTTATTTAGGTGTTATTCCCGTTGCTTTTTATAGCATTCAATGGATTCCGCACTTACAACTGAATCCATCGCCAAACTTTTGGGAAGTACAGCAGAAAATATTGTCTTACCATCAAAACATTGGTAGCGGTGCGGATGTTCATCCTTACTGTTCTTCTTGGTTCAGTTGGCTGTTTATGATTAGACCTGTAGCCTACTTTTACTACGTTGCGCAGTCAACAACTGCACCTATATCAATTGTAGGACCGCCACTACCGGCAAGCTACGCCCGCGTGATTTATGACGTTCACGCGATGGGGAATCCGGTTTTATGGTGGTTATCCACAGTAGGAATTTTCACTTTGCTTTGGAGACTGCTCAGACGTTTCATCAGTTGGGTAACGAACAATACTAATCGTTTACTCTACCGCGCGTCACCTGCCGAGACTTGGATTGCGCTGTACCTGGCGTTCAACTGGTTAGCAAATCTATTGCCTTGGGTAAGAGTAACCCGCTGTACTTTTATCTATCACTACATGGGAGCTTCCGTTTTTGCGGGACTGGCGATCGCTTGGTTGGTGACGCGCTGGTTACAAAGTTATTCATTACTGTTGAGAAGCATCGCAGTGACAATCATTTTCCTGATTCTGGCAGCATTTGTCTTTTGGATGCCCATTTACCTTGGTTTACCCTTAACTCCTGAAAGTTATCGTTTGCGAATGTGGTTTCCTACATGGGTCTAGGTGTCAAGATCCATGATGTACTCACTCCTCACCCCTAATAAACACTGCCCGATACACAGGTTGTCCGCGTGACAGCGTTGATTTTTCTCTTTCAGTTTGAATTGGTAGGGGATTTTCGGCTAACCATTGCGTTGCTTGGCGATGAAAAGCAGGATGTGCAGCAAAGCGATCGCACATTTCTACAGCAATTGATTCGATATCTGATTGTAAAAAGACAATACCACCCGCAGCCAAGTGTTTTGCCAACTCTGTGACTAACTCTGGTTGCACGACGCGCCGTTTAGCGTGACGATTTTTAAACCAAGGATCGGGAAATTGAATTGTGACTCGTTGTAGTGTATTGGGGGCTAAATTACTTAAAAGTGGTGCCAGCGAATTGTTGACATTACAGAACAAATAATGCAAATTTGATAGCCCTAATTTATCGCGCCATTGATTTGCTTCGACGACAAGCGGTTCGCGAATTTCTAGCCCTAAAAAATTCCAGTGTGGGTCGTTGGCTGCCATTTCCAGTAAAAATCGCCCTCTACCACAACCAATATCTAGGTGCAACGGTTGAGTAACCTTTGCATACACTTTTTCCCAATCTAAAGGTTGAACGGGTGTTTGATACTTCTGCGATAATGGATTGACGTGTTGACGTACGCGCACAGGTGCCAATGTTTGTCCTCCTAAAAATTACAATTAATTTTTGAGTCGATCGTTATCAAGAGTATCTATTTCTTAATTAGGCTTACTGAATTCATCAACGGCTACAACCAATTTGCACTATGAGCTTAAATTTTCGCTTTGCCGTAGTTAGTGACTTACACGTCGCCCTTCCACACACTGTCTGGAGTCATCCGAGTCGATTTCATATGGTGGAAGTGAGTATTCCTGCATTAGAGCTTGTATTTGAGCATTTAGAACAACAACAACTTGATTTTGTTTTACTACCAGGCGATTTAACCCAGGATGGCGAACCAGATAATCATGCGTGGTTACAACAACGTTTGGCAAAGTTGCCTTTTCCAGTTTATGTAATTCCTGGCAATCACGACTTTGAGACAGCAATTCCAGGCAAAAAGGCGATCGCCGCTAGTGATTTTCCGCAGTATTATCGCAAGTTTGGTTACGAAAATTCGCAGCAACTTTACTACACTACTCAAGTGTTACCTGGGCTAAGACTCATCAGCTTAAATTCCAACTATTTCAATGCACAAGGGCAAATCGTCGGGCGCGTGGATGACGAGCAAATGAATTGGTTACAGCGCGTTCTTGCCCAAAGTGCAGAAGATGTTGTGTTTGTCATGGTACATCATAATGTTATCGAACACATACCGCATCAATCACACCATCAACTCGGTCGGCGGTATATGTTAGAAAATGCACCGGATTTGCTGCAGCTACTCCAAAAATTTGGCGTACAGTTGATTTTTACTGGACATTTGCACGTTCAGGATATTGCGCAGTGGCAAAATATTTATGAAATCACAACGGGTTCGCTCGTCAGCTATCCTCATCCTTATCGCATCTTGCAATTTTATCAAGACGATACCGGTCAAAATCGCTTAAAAATTGAATCGCATCGTGTCGAAGCTTTGCCAGATATTCCGCAATTGCAAGAAATATCGCGCCAATGGATTGGCGATCGCAGTTTTCCGTTTATGCTTAAGCTATTGACTCAGCCGCCTTTGAACTTACCGCAAGTCGAAGCCGAAAAACTTGCTCCTCATCTGCGCTATTTCTGGGCAGATATCGCTGCTGGAGATGCACTATTTGAATTTTCTGATTTCCCTGTTTCTGCGCAACAGTACTTTGCCAAATTTGGCGCAATTTCCCCCGATGGCAAACCACTGTTAATTGATAACAATACAATACTAAAACTTTAATGGGTAAGTTATGTGGCAAGACAAAGCAATATTAGAAGTAATTCTATATCACTACTAGTTTTCCCCTACCCAAGGTTTCATCTGGAATAATTTAAGCCAACCTTTGGTTTATGTTGAATAACACTATTCCATCTCTGATTTTACTTGATATTTTTGTATTCTTTAATTTATCTTGGCTTTAGGTGATTTTTGTTAGAAGTGGTATAAATGCGACCGCGTATTTAAATATGTTTCATTAAAATTTGATGAATGGGATAAATTTAGCTATCTAAATTAAGGTTTTATCAAGCTACACGAAATAACACAATTTAGGCTACAGGTGTATCGCCGAGTAGCGCGCGATCGCTACAAAGTGTCTATATAAATGTTCCAAAAGAAGGGACAATAACACTAAATATAATGTAGAAATTACCCACCTATAAACTATGAACGCAGATAGTTGATTGCCTGCTAATTGCGTTATATTAAGTAATATAAAGATGTTTTTCACAAATGACTTATGCTGTTTGGATTAGGCAAAAAATTAACGCTACCTAAGCCTGAAGAAGCCTTACCAGGACGTGCTGAAAAAATGCCAGTTCCTGAACGCCACTATGTTAACGGCAATCCTTTGCAACCTCCGTATCCTGAAGGCATGGAAATTGCCATGTTTGGTATGGGCTGCTTCTGGGGGGCAGAGCGCAAATTCTGGCAGCAAGAGGGAGTTTTTGTCACAGCAGTAGGTTACGCAGGTGGCTTTACACCCAATCCTACTTATCAAGAAGTGTGTAGTGGAATGACAGGACACAACGAAGTTGTACGCGTTGTGTTTGACCCTAAAGTGGTAAGTTACGAGCAACTGTTGAAAATCTTTTGGGAAAACCACGATCCTACGCAAGGAATGCGTCAAGGCAATGATGTGGGTACGCAATACCGCTCTGGGATTTATGTTTACTCCGAAGCACAAAAAAAATTAGCCGAAGCGACAAAAGCCGCTTATCAACAAGCACTGAGTGCTGCGGGTTATAAGACGATTACAACAGAAATTTTGGAAGCTCCAGAGTTCTACTTTGCGGAAGGCTATCATCAACAGTATTTAGCAAAAAACCCTAATGGTTATTGCGGTTTAGGTGGAACAAACGTCGCTTGTCCTGTTGGAGTCAACGTTTAGTTTTGCATTCTTACGCGATCTAGCACGCAGTAATTGTAATAATAAATACATAAATCTTTCCCTCGTTAGCATTAGTCGTCTAGCGAGGACTTTTTGTATTCAAAACTAGTTGTCAGCAAAGCAATGTTAAAAGT from Chroococcidiopsis sp. TS-821 encodes:
- a CDS encoding dolichyl-phosphate-mannose--protein mannosyltransferase, coding for MSFAKKSLQRSPWFWLGMLAVFLVSLGLRFWQLGRFNTLVFDEVYYAIFANNYLTRTPFFDGHPPLSKYIIAIGMWIGSHLPIGQDTVNSLTGSLRSTWSYRWLNALTGSFIPLVIAGIAYQISYNRTYAFIAALFAAADGLFLVESRYALNNIYLVLFGLLGQLCFLLAIQHKRQRPIWLTLAGIAFGATVSVKWNGLWFLLGAYAIWAAAWLNRLLPQRYTSYHNDVPAPLVNLTQINLWQVVFYLGVIPVAFYSIQWIPHLQLNPSPNFWEVQQKILSYHQNIGSGADVHPYCSSWFSWLFMIRPVAYFYYVAQSTTAPISIVGPPLPASYARVIYDVHAMGNPVLWWLSTVGIFTLLWRLLRRFISWVTNNTNRLLYRASPAETWIALYLAFNWLANLLPWVRVTRCTFIYHYMGASVFAGLAIAWLVTRWLQSYSLLLRSIAVTIIFLILAAFVFWMPIYLGLPLTPESYRLRMWFPTWV
- a CDS encoding ABC transporter ATP-binding protein, whose amino-acid sequence is MTVKATSPNRLATRRLTLAYDKAAIIKNLDLAIPKGKITALVGANGCGKSTLLRGLARLLKPKSGAVYLDAVDVFKLSTKEVAKQLGILSQSPVAPEGLTVRDLVACGRYPYQSWLQQWSPEDERLVELALSITGMTQFAERELDTLSGGQRQRAWIAMALAQDTEILLLDEPTTFLDLAHQIEVLDLLQELNHTQGRTLVMVLHDLNQACRYADYLVALKEGGIYAHGTPKDVMTEEVVREVFGLDSRIIVDPVAGTPMCIPLSRKVRDAIA
- the crcB gene encoding fluoride efflux transporter CrcB, producing MNDRRQGRVLHLASIVRVPIAISLGAIAGALSRYYMTLGLTQWLGTTFPFGTFFVNLCGALMMGFFTTLSVEQSFISPDLRLIVAVGFIGSYTTFSTYELDAEQLLLARHWNMTLLYWISTALLGVLCLELGSYLARRLF
- a CDS encoding thioesterase II family protein, whose translation is MIIYLQSHPSANIRLFCFPYAGGGTISFRSWKRNLPGLEVCAIELPGRGTQRKLPPFTQIEPLVQAITASILPHLNKPFAFFGHSMGAIVSFELTRFLRKNYGIEPIHLFVSGRRAPQISSEAPFIHTLPEPEFLAKLRHLNGTPEVVLNNAELMELLSPIIRADFAVVETYVYTEESPLNCPITAFGGLQDPEVNLTELEAWGQQTNATFSVEMLPGDHFFLHSAENLLLRSIEKSLQIGNSKA
- the msrA gene encoding peptide-methionine (S)-S-oxide reductase MsrA; this translates as MLFGLGKKLTLPKPEEALPGRAEKMPVPERHYVNGNPLQPPYPEGMEIAMFGMGCFWGAERKFWQQEGVFVTAVGYAGGFTPNPTYQEVCSGMTGHNEVVRVVFDPKVVSYEQLLKIFWENHDPTQGMRQGNDVGTQYRSGIYVYSEAQKKLAEATKAAYQQALSAAGYKTITTEILEAPEFYFAEGYHQQYLAKNPNGYCGLGGTNVACPVGVNV
- the trmB gene encoding tRNA (guanosine(46)-N7)-methyltransferase TrmB, translated to MAPVRVRQHVNPLSQKYQTPVQPLDWEKVYAKVTQPLHLDIGCGRGRFLLEMAANDPHWNFLGLEIREPLVVEANQWRDKLGLSNLHYLFCNVNNSLAPLLSNLAPNTLQRVTIQFPDPWFKNRHAKRRVVQPELVTELAKHLAAGGIVFLQSDIESIAVEMCDRFAAHPAFHRQATQWLAENPLPIQTEREKSTLSRGQPVYRAVFIRGEE
- a CDS encoding 4'-phosphopantetheinyl transferase superfamily protein, which translates into the protein MNTADLWVNPPVDIALSGDEVHVWRVALDVDATIVHHLFSTLCATEQQRAERFYLQLHRDRFIVGRGVLRQILANYLQIHPSEINFSYNAYGKPSVVVADAEPLRFNLSHSQELALIAVTQNSNVGVDLEFMRNDFPCQEIAAKFFSPTEVAVLRSLPPNLQTTAFFTCWTRKEAFIKATGKGLSLPLDKFDVSCIPGEPAKLLYTAWDESEVQLWTLREIIPDARYVGALAVAGKNWHLRQYQFSWLEK
- the crcB gene encoding fluoride efflux transporter CrcB, which translates into the protein MVVLLDSLAATQALILTQNDPLLSTAIAISLGAIPGALSRYYLMLYLVQRWGNNFPYGTLAINLSGALLMGFFTTLFIEQVITSSKLQLLITTGFLGSYTTFSTYALDTSILWHSGNRVKAFFYWAGSVVLGGICLAIGISLAQMVR
- a CDS encoding acylase, with the protein product MIVLLVGGYGKALLPTATEILWDTYGVPHVFARDARDAFQAFGWAQMQSHGDLLLRLYGQARGRAAEYWGEDYLDSDRWVLTMGVPDRARRWYQLQSPAFQSYLEAFAAGINAYAQEHPDLIDDDVEVVLPVKPEDVLAHLQRVLYFTFVVNPARVRGVEKHASGSNAWAIAPSRSANGHAMLLANPHLLWSEQFLWYEAQIQAPEVDIYGATLVGFPGLAIAFNNHLGWTYTVNTHDGWDAYELQLQDGGYLFDGKVQAFETENLTLRVKQPDGSARSQPLVVRRSIHGPVISQQDNKALALRVVGLDQPGVLEQWWDMARAKNLAQFETALQRLQLPMFTVMYADRAGHIMHLFNGQVPIRRAGDYKYWSGVIPGDTSKTLWTKYHPYHDLPRVIDPASGWLQNANDPPWTTTFPQALDPANFPAYMAPQFMHFRAQRSARMLEEDPQISFEEMVQYKHSTRMELGDRLVADVIAAARQYGNELARQAADVLEAWDRQTEADSRGAVLFAAWTQEVKFPEVFATPWQADSPLTTPHGLVNPQSAVKALETAAGKVRQAYGALNVRWGDVFRLEYGKQKLPGNGGFDDLGVFRTVWFAPQKDGTFTSIGGDSYVAAIEFSNPIRAMTLNSYGNSTQPNSRHNGDQLSLFAQKQLRPVWRSRQEIQAHLEERKVFTAGVRTQR
- a CDS encoding metallophosphoesterase; this encodes MSLNFRFAVVSDLHVALPHTVWSHPSRFHMVEVSIPALELVFEHLEQQQLDFVLLPGDLTQDGEPDNHAWLQQRLAKLPFPVYVIPGNHDFETAIPGKKAIAASDFPQYYRKFGYENSQQLYYTTQVLPGLRLISLNSNYFNAQGQIVGRVDDEQMNWLQRVLAQSAEDVVFVMVHHNVIEHIPHQSHHQLGRRYMLENAPDLLQLLQKFGVQLIFTGHLHVQDIAQWQNIYEITTGSLVSYPHPYRILQFYQDDTGQNRLKIESHRVEALPDIPQLQEISRQWIGDRSFPFMLKLLTQPPLNLPQVEAEKLAPHLRYFWADIAAGDALFEFSDFPVSAQQYFAKFGAISPDGKPLLIDNNTILKL